One Gymnogyps californianus isolate 813 chromosome 11, ASM1813914v2, whole genome shotgun sequence genomic window carries:
- the NOX5 gene encoding NADPH oxidase 5 gives MSEAEDAEWLRWVTKQFGSIAGEDKEIDLEEFKTALQVKESFFAERFFALFDTDGSGTISLEELLKALSLLVHGNEMDKLRFLFQVYDVDGSGSIDPDELRVVLRWCLRESAIALPEERLGDLTLALFEAADKDHSGSITFEELREELEGFPEVMENLTISAASWLKPPPPAERGRRPRYLTRSYWHNHRSKLAFLGGYASLNLLLFALAALQHAGLGGWVAVARGCGQCLNFNCAFLAVLMLRRCLTWLRATPIATVLPLDQHVVFHQLVGYVVLALAAVHTGAHVANFSRLARRDGRHALAEYLLSARPGVGGLGGTASQTGLALQGLLAAMLAFSSPCVRRSGHFEIFYWTHLSYISVWTLLILHGPHFWKWFAVPGCLFVLEKVVGLAWRRAGGLRIVEVNLLPSKVTHLVIERPQFFHYKPGDYVYLNIPAIATYEWHPFTISSAPEQQETLWLHIRSLGQWTNKLYEYFQQPESPGLEPKPLSRSLKEKRCRRWAQQISTGLGETRRLCGIKCYIDGPYGTPTRRIFTSEHAVLIGAGIGITPFASILQSIMYRYRRRKQSCPSCQYSWCEDLRDEEMTLRKVDFIWINRDQKHFEWFVSLLTKLEMEQAELEPGGRFLEMHMYMTSALSKNDMKAIGLQMALDLLAAKEQKDSITGLRTRTQPGRPDWSKVFGKVAEEKRGKVQVFFCGSPALAKVIRVHCERFGFRFFNENF, from the exons ATGAGCGAGGCCGAGGATGCCGAGTGGCTGCGGTGGGTGACGAAGCAGTTCGGGAGCATCGCGGGGGAGGACAAAGAAATCGACCTGGAAGAGTTCAAAACCGCTCTCCAAGTGAAGGAG TCCTTCTTCGCCGAGAGGTTCTTTGCGCTGTTTGACACGGATGGGAGCGGGACCATTAGTTTGGAGGAGCTGCTGAAAGCCCTGAGCCTGCTTGTACATGGGAATGAGATGGACAAGCTGAGATTCCTCTTCCAGGTTTACGACGTGGATG GCAGCGGCTCCATCGACCCGGACGAGCTGCGCGTGGTGCTGCGGTGGTGCCTGCGGGAGAGCGCGATCGCCCTGCCCGAGGAGCGGCTGGGAGACCTCACCTTGGCACTCTTCGAGGCCGCCGACAAGGACCACAGCGGCTCCATCACTTTCGAGGAGCtcagggaggagctggagggtTTCCCAGAGGTCATGGAGAACCTGACCATCAG TGCAGCGAGCTGGCTGAAGCCCCCACCGCCCGCAGAGAGGGGCCGCCGGCCGCGGTACCTGACCCGGTCGTACTGGCACAACCACCGCAGCAAGCTCGCCTTCCTGGGGGGCTACGCCAGCCTCAACCTCCTGCTCTTCGCCCTGGCCGCCCTGCAGCACGCTGGCCTCGGCGGGTGGGTGGCGGTGgcccggggctgcgggcagTGCCTGAACTTCAACTGTGCCTTCCTCGCA GTGCTGATGCTGCGGAGGTGCCTGACCTGGCTGCGAGCTACCCCCATCGCCACGGTTTTGCCGCTGGACCAGCACGTTGTTTTCCACCAGCTCGTGGGGTACGTGGTGCTGGCGCTGGCAGCCGTTCACACGGGCGCCCACGTCGCCAACTTCA GCAGGCTGGCACGGCGGGACGGGCGCCATGCCCTCGCCGAGTACCTCTTGTCGGCACGGCCCGGCGTGGGGGGCCTGGGCGGCACGGCCTCGCAGACGGGGCTGGCGCTCCAGGGGCTGCTGGCCGCCATGCTCGCCTTCTCCAGCCCCTGCGTCCGACGGAGCGGCCACTTCGAG ATCTTCTACTGGACCCACCTCTCCTACATCTCCGTCTGGACCCTCCTCATCCTCCACGGTCCCCACTTCTGGAAGTGGTTTGCGGTTCCCGGCTGCCTCTTCGTGCTGGAGAAGGTGGTTGGCTTGGCTTGGCGGCGTGCCGGGGGGCTGCGCATCGTGGAGGTCAACCTGCTGCCCTCCAAG gtGACTCACCTTGTGATCGAGAGACCGCAGTTTTTCCACTACAAGCCTGGAGACTACGTCTACCTCAACATCCCGGCCATTGCCACCTACGAGTGGCATCCCTTCACCATCAGCAGCGCTCCTGAGCAGCAAG AGACCCTCTGGCTGCACATCAGGTCACTGGGCCAGTGGACCAACAAGCTGTATGAATACTTCCAGCAGCCCGAATCGCCCGGCCTGGAGCCGAAACCGCTCAGCAGGAGCCTGAAGGAGAAGAGATGCCGGCGCTGGGCGCAG CAGATCTCCACCGGGCTGGGCGAGACCCGTCGGCTCTGCGGCATCAAG TGCTACATCGACGGCCCCTACGGGACCCCGACGCGGAGGATCTTCACCTCGGAGCATGCCGTGCTCATCGGCGCGGGCATCGGCATCACCCCCTTCGCCTCCATTTTGCAGAGCATCATGTACAG GTACCGCCGGCGAAagcagagctgccccagctgccagTACTCATGGTGCGAGGACCTGAGGGATGAGGAGATGACACTCAGGAAG GTTGACTTTATCTGGATAAACCGGGACCAGAAGCACTTTGAGTGGTTCGTCAGCCTGCTAACCAAGCTGGAAATggagcaggctgagctggagCCGGGAG GGCGCTTTTTGGAGATGCACATGTACATGACGTCGGCCCTCAGCAAGAACGACATGAAGGCCATCGGGCTGCAGATGGCCCTGGACCTGCTGGCCGCCAAGGAGCAGAAGGACTCGATCACGGGGCTGCGGACCAGGACCCAGCCCGGCCGCCCCGACTGGAGCAAG GTGTTTGGGAAGGtggcagaggagaagagagggaaagtCCAGGTCTTCTTCTGCGGCTCACCGGCGCTTGCCAAAGTCATCAGGGTGCACTGCGAGCGCTTCGGCTTCCGCTTCTTCAACGAAAACTTCTAA